The following coding sequences lie in one Arabidopsis thaliana chromosome 3, partial sequence genomic window:
- the APG12B gene encoding Ubiquitin-like superfamily protein, giving the protein MATESPNSVQKIVVHLRATGGAPILKQSKFKVSGSDKFANVIDFLRRQLHSDSLVIIYRYLLCLSLV; this is encoded by the exons ATGGCGACCGAATCTCCGAATTCTGTTCAGAAAA TTGTTGTTCATCTGCGAGCTACTGGTGGTGCTCCGATACTGAAACAATCTAAATTCAAG GTTTCAGGGAGTGACAAGTTTGCTAACGTGATTGATTTTCTAAGACGGCAGCTTCACTCTGACTCATTGGTAATCATTTATCGATATCTTCTGTGTTTATCTCTTGTGTAA
- a CDS encoding ankyrin (unknown protein; BEST Arabidopsis thaliana protein match is: unknown protein (TAIR:AT4G13266.1); Has 339 Blast hits to 265 proteins in 12 species: Archae - 0; Bacteria - 0; Metazoa - 0; Fungi - 0; Plants - 339; Viruses - 0; Other Eukaryotes - 0 (source: NCBI BLink).) — translation MEINGQEGHRYEESSSEWFVKYLKRQGDWLEKTRGNLMVTATVIAGMSFQVMVNPPGGVWQSDNCSFGNQTGTAPFCKGRAGTAVLEYESSKRIAYIGMIISSTVSFSTSMSLILLVISGIRLRNRMIMAILGTFMVVAVLCISAAFFFAIVLVQSDDQIIRYILLIYVGFWVVFPVLILLIQLVRFIGWLICFMCCCCCPRRRRFH, via the exons ATGGAGATCAACGGTCAAGAAGGTCATCGATACgaagaatcatcatcagagTGGTTCGTAAAGTATCTAAAACGTCAAGGCGATTGGTTAGAGAAAACTAGAGGGAATCTTATGGTTACAGCTACGGTTATAGCCGGTATGAGCTTTCAAGTTATGGTTAATCCTCCCGGTGGCGTATGGCAAAGTGACAATTGTTCTTTCGGAAATCAAACCGGAACCGCACCGTTTTGTAAGGGGAGAGCGGGAACTGCGGTATTGGAATATGAGAGTTCAAAGCGTATAGCGTATATTGGGATGATTATTAGCAGTACAGTGTCATTTTCTACCTCAATGAGTCTCATTCTCCTTGTCATCAGCGGTATACGACTAAG GAACCGGATGATAATGGCTATCCTCGGAACATTTATGGTGGTGGCGGTTCTTTGTATATCAGCGGCGTTCTTCTTCGCCATCGTGCTGGTTCAATCCGACGATCAAATAATTCGTTATATACTATTGATTTATGTGGGATTTTGGGTTGTATTTCCTGTTTTGATACTTTTAATCCAACTTGTTCGATTTATAGGTTGgcttatttgtttcatgtgttgttgttgttgtccaCGTCGGCGACGGTTCCATTAG
- a CDS encoding Dihydrolipoamide acetyltransferase, long form protein (Dihydrolipoamide acetyltransferase, long form protein; FUNCTIONS IN: dihydrolipoyllysine-residue acetyltransferase activity, copper ion binding; INVOLVED IN: pyruvate metabolic process, metabolic process; LOCATED IN: mitochondrion, chloroplast, chloroplast envelope; EXPRESSED IN: 25 plant structures; EXPRESSED DURING: 13 growth stages; CONTAINS InterPro DOMAIN/s: 2-oxo acid dehydrogenase, lipoyl-binding site (InterPro:IPR003016), Dihydrolipoamide acetyltransferase, long form (InterPro:IPR006257), E3 binding (InterPro:IPR004167), 2-oxoacid dehydrogenase acyltransferase, catalytic domain (InterPro:IPR001078), Single hybrid motif (InterPro:IPR011053), Biotin/lipoyl attachment (InterPro:IPR000089); BEST Arabidopsis thaliana protein match is: Dihydrolipoamide acetyltransferase, long form protein (TAIR:AT1G54220.2); Has 21425 Blast hits to 19790 proteins in 2331 species: Archae - 106; Bacteria - 12026; Metazoa - 730; Fungi - 474; Plants - 369; Viruses - 0; Other Eukaryotes - 7720 (source: NCBI BLink).) — translation MASRIINHSKKLKHVSALLRRDHAVAVRCFSNSTHPSLVGREDIFKARLNYSSVERISKCGTGNVTMLSGISTTSTKLSSPMAGPKLFKEFISSQMRSVRGFSSSSDLPPHQEIGMPSLSPTMTEGNIARWLKKEGDKVAPGEVLCEVETDKATVEMECMEEGFLAKIVKEEGAKEIQVGEVIAITVEDEDDIQKFKDYTPSSDTGPAAPEAKPAPSLPKEEKVEKPASAPEAKISKPSSAPSEDRIFASPLARKLAEDNNVPLSSIKGTGPEGRIVKADVEDFLASGSKETTAKPSKQVDSKVPALDYVDIPHTQIRKVTASRLAFSKQTIPHYYLTVDTCVDKMMGLRSQLNSFQEASGGKRISVNDLVIKAAALALRKVPQCNSSWTDEYIRQFKNVNINVAVQTENGLYVPVVKDADKKGLSTIGEEVRFLAQKAKENSLKPEDYEGGTFTVSNLGGPFGIKQFCAVINPPQAAILAIGSAEKRVVPGTGPDQYNVASYMSVTLSCDHRVIDGAIGAEWLKAFKGYIETPESMLL, via the exons ATGGCTTCTCGTATCATCAATCATTCCAAAaag TTGAAACATGTTTCCGCTTTACTGCGGCGTGACCATGCTGTGGCAGTCCGCTGTTTCTCCAACAGTACCCACCCCTCTCTCGTTGGAAGAGAAG ATATCTTCAAGGCCCGCCTGAATTATTCCTCTGTAGAGAGAATTTCAAAATGTGGTACTGGCAAT GTAACAATGCTTAGTGGTATTTCAACAACGAGCACAAAACTAAGCAGCCCAATGGCAGGACCAAAACTatttaaagaatttataag CTCCCAGATGCGATCAGTGAGAGGATTTTCATCCAGTTCAG ATCTTCCTCCTCATCAAGAGATTGGAATGCCTTCTCTTTCGCCAACAATGACTGAG GGTAACATTGCCAGGTGGCTGAAGAAAGAAGGTGATAAAGTTGCTCCTGGTGAAGTGCTTTGTGAAGTTGAAACT GACAAAGCAACAGTCGAAATGGAATGCATGGAAGAGGGTTTTCTCGCCAAGATAGTAAAGGAGGAGGGGGCAAAAGAAATTCAAGTTGGGGAG GTGATTGCTATCAcagttgaagatgaagatgatattCAAAAGTTTAAAGATTACACACCCTCATCCGATACTGGTCCCGCTGCGCCTGAAGCAAAACCAGCTCCTTCCCTACCAAAGGAAGAGAAGGTAGAGAAGCCAGCCAGTGCTCCTGAAGCCAAGATCTCTAAGCCAAGCTCAGCTCCTTCAGAAGATCGTATTTTTGCCAGTCCTCTTGCAAGAAAGTTGGCTGAAGATAATAAT GTACCTCTCTCAAGCATTAAAGGCACAGGTCCTGAAGGACGGATAGTGAAGGCTGATGTCGAAGATTTCTTAG CTTCAGGCAGTAAAGAAACTACTGCCAAACCTTCCAAGCAAGTGGATTCAAAGGTTCCAGCTCTTGACTATGTTGACATCCCTCACACTCAGATACGAAAG GTCACAGCCTCACGTTTGGCATTCTCAAAGCAAACTATTCCTCACTACTACTTGACCGTGGATACATGTGTTGACAAAATGATGGG TCTTAGGAGTCAACTCAATTCATTTCAAGAGGCTTCCGGTGGGAAAAGGATATCTGTAAATGATCTTGTTATTAAG GCTGCTGCACTGGCTCTTCGAAAAGTTCCTCAGTGCAATAGTTCATGGACAGATGAATACATCCGCCA ATTTAAAAATGTGAACATCAATGTCGCTGTACAAACAGAAAATGGGCTCTACGTTCCTGTGGTCAAG GACGCGGACAAGAAAGGACTGTCTACAATTGGAGAAGAGGTTCGATTCTTGGctcaaaaagcaaaagaaaacagctTGAAGCCGGAAGATTATGAG GGAGGAACATTCACAGTCTCCAACCTGGGGGGACCTTTTGGCATCAAACAGTTCTGTGCCGTCATCAATCCACCTCAAGCAGCCATTCTAGCAATCGGATCTG CTGAAAAGAGAGTTGTTCCCGGTACTGGTCCAGACCAATACAACGTTGCTTCATACATGTCTGTAACACTAAGCTGTGACCACCGCGTAATAGATG GTGCAATTGGAGCCGAGTGGCTGAAAGCATTCAAGGGCTACATCGAGACCCCAGAATCTATGTTGCTCTAA
- a CDS encoding DNA binding / DNA-directed RNA polymerase (DNA binding;DNA-directed RNA polymerases; FUNCTIONS IN: DNA-directed RNA polymerase activity, DNA binding; INVOLVED IN: transcription; LOCATED IN: nucleus; EXPRESSED IN: 23 plant structures; EXPRESSED DURING: 14 growth stages; CONTAINS InterPro DOMAIN/s: RNA polymerase I associated factor, A49-like (InterPro:IPR009668); Has 222 Blast hits to 222 proteins in 107 species: Archae - 0; Bacteria - 2; Metazoa - 66; Fungi - 105; Plants - 33; Viruses - 0; Other Eukaryotes - 16 (source: NCBI BLink).), giving the protein MEGEEKNDYRNEEEDFNTPQQLQKKQRKGKKIATETEDENEEDKRVTLKVTQVAERPDRISPIVAYFSTGYDPCKVDPKTGKRVHETPKVTVYKHKDDSKKRIQVVVSPPGARVEFVGTNYTGEQAAMQTNTYRVGVFNREAKTLRILPVAHNKIIRLEPRVKAQETNEEEASGSAVVKELEELKTGERDRYNTKKAVTRDKKKRALYMGDDAATQKVLDGKLSELGVNTAALEGTSSTVARNIPPYNTAATTANEAYPLEKIIEKGDWSFLEDIYWLLQQETEAATEAYPVFVRNRLYRLRDIKDDMKKQTVCGAATLLTHLVKFKDRNSMNGYDSAKDHKMPDIFRQKFNSMFKDSESDRIPVDKINLLISYVLVLSLHVDNFMTDPEDIAKDLRISTVELRKHFLQLGCKFLKQNSTTVATLPTPLNFPEVNRRRRARK; this is encoded by the exons ATGGAAGGCGAAGAGAAGAATGATTATAGaaacgaggaagaagatttcaaTACACCACAACAActacaaaagaagcaaaggaaagggaaaaaaatagCAACGGAAACAGAGGatgaaaacgaagaagacaagagagtTACTCTCAAAGTCACGCAAGTCGCCGAGAGACCCGATAGAATCTCTCCGATCGTCGCCTATTTCTCTACAGGATACGATCCTTGTAAAGTAGATCCAAAAACAGGCAAGAGAGTTCATGAAACTCCCAAGGTTACTGTTTACAAGCATAAGGATGATTCTAAGAAGAGGATTCAGGTTGTTGTAAGTCCTCCAGGCGCAAGAGTTGAGTTCGTCGGAACTAATTACACAGGCGAGCAAGCTGCTATGCAGACGAATACTTATAGAGTTGGTGTTTTTAATAGAGAGGCTAAAACTTTGAGGATTCTTCCTGTTGCTCACAATAAG ATAATCAGATTGGAGCCTAGAGTTAAAGCTCAAGAAACAAATGAGGAAGAAGCTTCAGGAAGTGCTGTCGTCAAAGAACTTGAAGAACTAAAAACAGGAGAACGCGATcgttataatacaaaaaaagcTGTTACTCGG GATAAGAAGAAGCGTGCCTTATATATGGGAGATGATGCTGCGACTCAGAAGGTCCTTGATGGGAAACTAAGTGAGTTAGGTGTTAACACAGCTGCTCTTGAAGGCACCAGTTCTACTGTTGCACGCAACATTCCTCCTTACAATACCGCTGCAACGACTGCAAATGAAGCTTATCCCTTAGAAAAGATCATTGAAAAGGGGGATTGGAGTTTTCTTGAAGATATTTACTGGCTTCTGCAACAGGAAACTGAAGCAGCAACTGAGGCTTACCCTGTATTTGTCCGCAACAGATTGTACAGATTGCGAGATATCAAG GACGATATGAAAAAGCAGACGGTTTGTGGTGCTGCAACGCTTCTCACCCATCTGGTTAAGTTCAAGGACAGAAACTCAATGAATGGTTACGATTCCGCTAAAGACCACAAGATGCCAGACATCTTCCGTCAAAAATTCAACAGCATGTTCAAGGATTCTGAATCAGATAGGATACCTGTTGACAAGATCAACCTTCTGATAAGCTACGTTCTTGTGCTATCCCTTCACGTGGATAATTTCATGACCGATCCAGAAGACATAGCAAAAGATCTGAGGATAAGCACAGTTGAGCTGAGGAAACATTTTCTACAGCTTGGCTGCAAATTCCTGAAGCAGAATTCTACTACGGTTGCTACCTTACCGACCCCTCTCAATTTCCCGGAGGTTAACCGGAGGCGCAGGGCACGAAAGTGA
- the APG12B gene encoding Ubiquitin-like superfamily protein (AUTOPHAGY 12 B (APG12B); FUNCTIONS IN: molecular_function unknown; INVOLVED IN: autophagy; LOCATED IN: cytoplasm; EXPRESSED IN: male gametophyte, pollen tube; EXPRESSED DURING: L mature pollen stage, M germinated pollen stage; CONTAINS InterPro DOMAIN/s: Autophagy-related protein 12 (InterPro:IPR007242); BEST Arabidopsis thaliana protein match is: Ubiquitin-like superfamily protein (TAIR:AT1G54210.1); Has 304 Blast hits to 304 proteins in 150 species: Archae - 0; Bacteria - 0; Metazoa - 108; Fungi - 124; Plants - 58; Viruses - 0; Other Eukaryotes - 14 (source: NCBI BLink).): protein MATESPNSVQKIVVHLRATGGAPILKQSKFKVSGSDKFANVIDFLRRQLHSDSLFVYVNSAFSPNPDESVIDLYNNFGFDGKLVVNYACSMAWG from the exons ATGGCGACCGAATCTCCGAATTCTGTTCAGAAAA TTGTTGTTCATCTGCGAGCTACTGGTGGTGCTCCGATACTGAAACAATCTAAATTCAAG GTTTCAGGGAGTGACAAGTTTGCTAACGTGATTGATTTTCTAAGACGGCAGCTTCACTCTGACTCATTG TTTGTTTATGTGAACAGCGCTTTCTCGCCAAACCCGGATGAATCAGTAATTGATCTATACAAT AACTTTGGGTTTGATGGTAAACTGGTGGTGAACTATGCTTGTTCCATGGCATGGGGTTAA
- a CDS encoding SKI/DACH domain protein (unknown protein; BEST Arabidopsis thaliana protein match is: unknown protein (TAIR:AT1G54200.1); Has 1485 Blast hits to 418 proteins in 98 species: Archae - 0; Bacteria - 6; Metazoa - 246; Fungi - 61; Plants - 107; Viruses - 6; Other Eukaryotes - 1059 (source: NCBI BLink).) — MEITWEKPKSSSHHRNPSFSSTLLDQIYRSIDDSSPPPPLESIKKKKHHHQQRNASLHEDREISPIYHRRSIAADFERSRRKTDFLRHSNSSSSDSSGFSSSESDSFHGRSKSSASPPSSSRQQPKPIRTSSVDHSSAVQKPKELGGFLRTKSKALKIYSDLKKVKQPISPGGRLATFLNSLFTNAATNPKKHKKTTTVAVVEEPHSSSTCSSASSFSRSCLSKTPSSSGKSKRSVRFCPVNVILDEDSSFTMPYAYNNERLYDNNEAKRVEEHRRVIQAAKDLLRTYHNKNKVTTTNINNVEEDDEDDAASCASSDLFELENLSAIGIERYREELPVYETTRLDNMNRVIATGLIV; from the coding sequence ATGGAGATCACTTGGGAGAAACCTAAATCTTCATCTCACCACCGTAACCCTTCTTTCTCCTCCACTCTCCTCGACCAAATCTACCGCTCCATCGACGATTCCTCCCCCCCTCCTCCCCTCGAAtccatcaagaagaagaagcatcacCACCAACAACGTAACGCTTCTCTACACGAAGATCGTGAAATCTCTCCTATCTATCACCGCCGCTCAATCGCCGCTGATTTCGAGAGATCTAGGAGGAAGACAGACTTTCTCAGACATTCCAACTCTAGCTCTTCTGATTCAAGCGGATTCTCCTCTTCCGAGTCAGATTCATTCCACGGACGCTCCAAATCTTCCgcttctcctccttcttcttctcgtcaaCAACCGAAACCGATTCGAACATCATCCGTCGACCACTCCTCCGCCGTCCAGAAACCTAAAGAACTCGGTGGCTTCTTGAGAACGAAATCAAAAGCGTTAAAGATCTACTCCGACTTGAAAAAAGTCAAACAACCTATCTCTCCGGGCGGCAGACTCGCTACTTTCCTTAACTCTCTTTTCACCAACGCCGCCACTAACCCTAAGAAGCACAAGAAAACTACCACCGTCGCCGTCGTGGAAGAACCACACTCCTCCTCCACATGCTCCTCCGCGTCGTCCTTCTCTAGGTCTTGCTTGAGCAAAACTCCATCGTCTAGCGGCAAATCAAAAAGATCCGTACGGTTCTGTCCAGTCAATGTGATCCTTGACGAAGATTCCTCCTTTACCATGCCTTACGCTTATAACAACGAAAGACTCTACGATAACAACGAAGCTAAACGCGTGGAAGAGCATCGCCGTGTCATCCAAGCAGCCAAAGATCTTCTTAGAACTTACCATAACAAGAACAAAGTTACAACTACGAACATCAATAacgtagaagaagatgatgaagacgatgcTGCGAGTTGTGCAAGCTCTGATCTATTCGAGTTGGAGAATCTGTCGGCTATTGGGATCGAGAGGTATAGAGAAGAGCTTCCGGTTTACGAAACCACTCGTCTTGATAATATGAATCGAGTCATTGCTACTggtttaattgtataa
- the APG12B gene encoding Ubiquitin-like superfamily protein, which produces MATESPNSVQKIVVHLRATGGAPILKQSKFKVSGSDKFANVIDFLRRQLHSDSLFVYVNSAFSPNPDESVIDLYNASIFTISFVPCS; this is translated from the exons ATGGCGACCGAATCTCCGAATTCTGTTCAGAAAA TTGTTGTTCATCTGCGAGCTACTGGTGGTGCTCCGATACTGAAACAATCTAAATTCAAG GTTTCAGGGAGTGACAAGTTTGCTAACGTGATTGATTTTCTAAGACGGCAGCTTCACTCTGACTCATTG TTTGTTTATGTGAACAGCGCTTTCTCGCCAAACCCGGATGAATCAGTAATTGATCTATACAATGCAAGTATTTTCACTATTTCATTCGTACCATGCTCCTGA
- the GRF5 gene encoding growth-regulating factor 5 (growth-regulating factor 5 (GRF5); CONTAINS InterPro DOMAIN/s: Glutamine-Leucine-Glutamine, QLQ (InterPro:IPR014978), WRC (InterPro:IPR014977); BEST Arabidopsis thaliana protein match is: growth-regulating factor 2 (TAIR:AT4G37740.1); Has 2351 Blast hits to 1483 proteins in 168 species: Archae - 0; Bacteria - 108; Metazoa - 567; Fungi - 216; Plants - 548; Viruses - 4; Other Eukaryotes - 908 (source: NCBI BLink).), producing the protein MMSLSGSSGRTIGRPPFTPTQWEELEHQALIYKYMVSGVPVPPELIFSIRRSLDTSLVSRLLPHQSLGWGCYQMGFGRKPDPEPGRCRRTDGKKWRCSREAYPDSKYCEKHMHRGRNRARKSLDQNQTTTTPLTSPSLSFTNNNNPSPTLSSSSSSNSSSTTYSASSSSMDAYSNSNRFGLGGSSSNTRGYFNSHSLDYPYPSTSPKQQQQTLHHASALSLHQNTNSTSQFNVLASATDHKDFRYFQGIGERVGGVGERTFFPEASRSFQDSPYHHHQQPLATVMNDPYHHCSTDHNKIDHHHTYSSSSSSQHLHHDHDHRQQQCFVLGADMFNKPTRSVLANSSRQDQNQEEDEKDSSESSKKSLHHFFGEDWAQNKNSSDSWLDLSSHSRLDTGS; encoded by the exons ATGATGAGTCTAAGTGGAAGTAGCGGGAGAACAATAGGAAGGCCTCCATTTACACCAACACAATGGGAAGAACTGGAACATCAAGCCCTAATCTACAAGTACATGGTCTCTGGTGTTCCTGTCCCACCTGAGCTCATCTTCTCCATTAGAAGAAGCTTGGACACTTCCTTGGTCTCTAGACTCCTTCCTCACCAATCCC TTGGATGGGGGTGTTACCAGATGGGATTTGGGAGAAAACCAGATCCAGAGCCAGGAAGATGCAGAAGAACAGATGGTAAGAAATGGAGATGCTCAAGAGAAGCTTACCCAGATTCGAAGTACTGTGAAAAACACATGCACAGAGGAAGAAACCGTGCCAGAAAATCTCTTGATCAGAAtcagacaacaacaactccTTTAACATCACCATCTCTCTCAttcaccaacaacaacaacccaaGTCCCaccttgtcttcttcttcttcctctaattCCTCTTCTACTACttattctgcttcttcttcttcaatggatGCCTACAGTAACAGTAATAGGTTTGGGCTTGGTGGAAGTAGTAGTAACACTAGAGGTTATTTCAACAGCCATTCTCTTGATTATCCTTATCCTTCTACTTCAcccaaacaacaacaacaaactctTCATCATGCTTCCGCTTTGTCACTTCATCAAAATACTAATTCTACTTCTCAGTTCAATGTCTTAGCCTCTGCTACTGACCACAAAGACTTCAG GTACTTTCAAGGGATTGGGGAGAGAGTTGGAGGAGTTGGGGAGAGAACGTTCTTTCCAGAAGCATCTAGAAGCTTTCAAGATTCTCCATACCATCATCACCAACAACCGTTAGcaacagtgatgaatgatcCGTACCACCACTGTAGTACTGATCATAATAAGATTGATCATCATCACACATactcatcctcatcatcatctcaacatcttcatcatgatcatgatcatagACAGCAacagtgttttgttttgggcGCCGACATGTTCAACAAACCTACAAGAAGTGTCCTTGCAAACTCATCAAGacaagatcaaaatcaagaagaagatgagaaagattCATCAGAGTCGTCCAAGAAGTCTCTACATCACTTCTTTGGTGAGGACTGGGCACAGAACAAGAACAGTTCAGATTCTTGGCTTGACCTTTCTTCCCACTCAAGACTCGACACtg GTAGCTAA